A single Rhodothermales bacterium DNA region contains:
- a CDS encoding HAMP domain-containing histidine kinase: MGSDTLHILLAAPEAQDTERFMGRLAACQRPPLAVSQATSLRDAAQLAGDQSFDVLVLDARLAQGLKHGLLALSPLLLALPIVVALDPEEDSELAGALPEGVMDYVDREGDTAHALQRILYYASRRYASLRSLQEAEGQLRSIVEGISDGIVIVDDSQTVLFANPAAEAILHRPLYEMLGAPLGFKLPRGSGMVEILSHDHEPLQLEVQVQASTWEGRDATLVTFRDVTAQMALEDNLRRSKEEALRVANLKTAFLANMSHELRMPLASIIGFAQLIRDGLDDHEFREFAESIISGGNRLLDTINSVLDLTRLDADAVQAHSRLVEASAVGREAVGMLAALAQKKNLPVHVEHVGTDDTVFADPTILRRILNNLIGNAIKFTDSGSVTVRVESDDELVQIHVIDTGRGINQEFLPELFDEFTQESSGFDRSHEGSGLGLAITKRLCRLIGGRIDVDSEKGVGSTFTVTLPHAEEDPEDA, from the coding sequence GTGGGCTCGGACACCCTGCATATTCTCCTGGCAGCCCCGGAAGCTCAGGACACAGAGCGATTTATGGGGCGCCTCGCGGCATGCCAGCGACCCCCGCTGGCCGTTAGCCAGGCGACCAGCCTTCGAGATGCCGCCCAGCTAGCCGGCGACCAGTCGTTCGATGTGCTGGTGCTGGATGCCCGCCTTGCGCAGGGGCTCAAACACGGCCTTCTGGCCCTGTCCCCGCTTCTTCTGGCGCTTCCCATTGTGGTCGCCCTGGATCCTGAGGAGGACAGCGAACTGGCCGGCGCCCTGCCCGAGGGCGTCATGGACTACGTGGACCGCGAGGGCGACACCGCGCACGCGCTCCAGCGCATTCTGTACTACGCCTCACGCCGATACGCGAGCTTGCGATCGCTCCAGGAGGCGGAAGGTCAGCTACGCTCGATCGTCGAGGGGATTTCGGACGGCATCGTCATCGTGGACGACAGTCAGACAGTGCTGTTTGCGAACCCGGCCGCCGAGGCCATTCTGCACCGCCCGCTTTACGAAATGCTCGGTGCCCCATTGGGCTTCAAGCTGCCGCGCGGGAGCGGAATGGTGGAAATTCTTTCGCATGACCATGAACCACTTCAGCTGGAGGTGCAGGTTCAGGCGTCTACCTGGGAAGGGCGCGATGCGACGCTCGTCACCTTCCGCGACGTCACCGCGCAGATGGCGCTTGAGGACAACCTTCGTCGGTCCAAGGAGGAAGCGCTCCGTGTTGCGAACCTGAAGACGGCCTTCCTGGCGAACATGAGTCACGAACTGCGCATGCCGCTGGCCAGCATCATCGGGTTCGCGCAGCTGATTCGCGACGGCCTGGACGACCACGAATTCCGAGAGTTTGCCGAGAGCATCATTTCCGGCGGAAACCGGCTGCTGGACACCATCAATTCCGTGCTGGACCTGACCCGTCTGGATGCCGATGCGGTGCAGGCGCACTCGAGGCTGGTGGAGGCTTCGGCTGTGGGACGGGAAGCCGTCGGCATGCTGGCGGCGCTGGCGCAGAAGAAGAACCTCCCGGTGCACGTGGAGCACGTGGGTACGGACGATACGGTCTTCGCCGATCCGACCATCCTGCGCCGCATCCTGAACAACCTCATCGGAAACGCCATCAAGTTCACGGACAGCGGCTCGGTGACGGTGCGCGTGGAGTCTGACGATGAGCTCGTGCAGATCCATGTGATTGATACGGGTCGGGGCATCAACCAGGAGTTCCTTCCGGAGCTCTTCGATGAGTTCACGCAGGAATCGAGCGGATTTGACCGCTCCCATGAGGGGTCCGGCCTCGGCCTGGCCATCACCAAACGGTTGTGCCGGTTGATCGGAGGCCGGATTGACGTCGACAGCGAGAAGGGTGTGGGCTCCACATTTACTGTCACGCTGCCGCACGCGGAAGAAGACCCAGAAGACGCCTAG
- a CDS encoding DUF819 family protein, producing the protein MITEPTTLFAVLAGVLGLIFWLSTFPGLKKLFEYLPPVIWAYFVPMFLTTAGVTPDSSETYSWMSRYLLPLALFLLMIAVDVKAILKLGPKALLMMVTGTFGIVLGALVAYLIFASLLPEDAWQGFAALSGSWIGGTANLLFIQNHVGAPDSLLGPIIVVDTVVGYGWMGVLIFLSTMQHKFDKWVNADMTMIEDVNKRLAEIDTTRRPSDLADLAKIVGLGFILVVASIWVAENVMPETQYIGTSTWAILIIVTLGLVLSFTKMRDLEQVGASRLGFLALYLLLTSIGARADLMAVLDAPYYLLAGVVWISIHIGILIIMARAIRAPLFFVATGSMANIGGAASAPVVASVYLPAMAPVGLLMATAGYILGIYAAYGAAEMLRVLAGG; encoded by the coding sequence ATGATCACCGAACCCACGACACTGTTTGCCGTCCTTGCGGGCGTTTTGGGGCTGATTTTCTGGCTCAGCACCTTTCCGGGGCTGAAGAAGCTTTTTGAGTATCTGCCGCCGGTCATCTGGGCGTATTTCGTGCCCATGTTTCTGACCACCGCAGGCGTGACGCCGGACTCGAGCGAGACGTACTCCTGGATGTCGCGCTATTTGCTGCCGCTGGCGCTCTTCCTGCTGATGATTGCGGTGGATGTGAAGGCCATCCTGAAACTGGGGCCGAAAGCGCTCCTGATGATGGTAACCGGCACGTTCGGAATCGTGCTCGGGGCCCTGGTGGCCTATCTCATCTTCGCATCCCTGCTCCCGGAAGATGCCTGGCAAGGCTTCGCAGCTCTTTCGGGCAGCTGGATTGGGGGCACGGCCAACCTGCTTTTCATCCAGAACCATGTCGGGGCTCCGGACTCTCTGCTGGGTCCCATCATTGTGGTCGACACGGTCGTAGGCTACGGTTGGATGGGGGTGCTCATTTTCCTGAGCACCATGCAGCACAAGTTCGACAAGTGGGTCAACGCCGACATGACCATGATCGAGGACGTGAACAAGCGCCTGGCGGAGATCGACACGACGCGCCGGCCGTCCGACCTGGCGGATCTGGCCAAAATCGTCGGCCTCGGCTTCATCCTGGTGGTGGCCAGCATCTGGGTGGCGGAAAACGTCATGCCGGAAACCCAGTACATCGGCACGTCCACCTGGGCCATCCTGATCATTGTGACCCTCGGCCTCGTGCTGTCGTTCACAAAAATGCGGGACCTCGAGCAGGTCGGCGCGTCCCGGCTCGGGTTTTTGGCGCTTTACCTGCTTCTGACCTCCATTGGGGCGCGGGCGGACCTGATGGCGGTGTTGGATGCCCCGTATTACCTGCTGGCAGGGGTGGTCTGGATCTCGATCCACATCGGCATCCTGATCATCATGGCACGCGCCATCCGTGCGCCGCTGTTCTTCGTCGCCACGGGAAGCATGGCCAATATCGGCGGCGCGGCCAGTGCGCCGGTTGTGGCCAGTGTGTACCTGCCGGCGATGGCACCCGTCGGGTTGCTCATGGCCACGGCCGGATACATCCTGGGGATTTACGCGGCGTACGGGGCCGCGGAGATGTTGCGGGTCCTGGCTGGAGGATAG
- a CDS encoding M3 family oligoendopeptidase translates to MSQDLTTGAEDITWDLTDLYADSDALTASVKEAATLAGDFEEQYRGTVAELDAAALAAAMSDLGAIQDMVGRAYTYAYLAWSTDTADEKTGAQLQAVREAYTGIAKRILFFDLEWAEVDDEKAGYLLGDDQLGAYRHYLEVLRLTKPYQLSEPEEKILVEKSVTGRSAWNRFFDETMGAVRFDFDGDSLTQQELMAKLYASERDTRRAAALSFTEGLKTNARPLAFIFNTILADKASDDRLRGYPHWLKSRNISNEVQDEVVDSLIESVTSRFDIVGRFYRLKARLLGLDEMMDYDRYAPVGEADTRYAWDEARSLVLDAYGEFHPDMGAIASEFFDKRWIDARLAPNKRSGAFSHGAVPSAHPYVLVNYTGKIRDVQTLAHELGHGVHQYLSRKQGVFHADTPLTTAETASVFGEMLVFQRLMAAESDPKNRLAMLVSKIDDSIATVFRQVAMNRFEDAIHTARREQGELSVDGLSEAWIGTQTAMFDGAVTLGDHYRYWWSYIPHFLHTPGYVYAYAFGELLVLALYARYQEEGAGFPEKYLTLLSDGGSDWPHVLVGKLGIDLTDLSFWSRGLDAIDALVSQAEELAA, encoded by the coding sequence ATGAGCCAGGACCTGACGACCGGAGCCGAAGACATCACCTGGGATCTCACGGATCTCTATGCCGACTCGGATGCATTGACGGCATCGGTGAAGGAGGCCGCGACGCTCGCCGGTGATTTCGAGGAGCAGTACCGTGGCACGGTCGCAGAACTCGACGCTGCGGCACTGGCGGCTGCCATGTCGGACCTGGGGGCCATCCAGGACATGGTCGGCCGGGCCTACACTTACGCGTACCTTGCCTGGTCCACGGACACGGCCGACGAGAAGACGGGCGCCCAGCTCCAGGCGGTCCGCGAGGCGTACACGGGTATCGCCAAGCGCATCCTATTCTTTGACCTGGAATGGGCGGAGGTGGACGATGAGAAAGCCGGCTACCTGTTGGGCGATGACCAGCTCGGTGCCTATCGCCACTATCTGGAGGTGCTCCGGCTGACCAAGCCCTACCAGCTGTCGGAGCCGGAGGAGAAGATTCTGGTCGAGAAGTCCGTCACCGGCCGCAGTGCCTGGAACCGGTTCTTCGACGAGACGATGGGCGCAGTGCGGTTCGACTTCGATGGGGATAGCCTGACCCAGCAGGAGTTGATGGCAAAGCTCTACGCATCCGAACGAGACACCCGGCGGGCGGCGGCGCTCTCCTTCACCGAAGGTCTGAAGACGAATGCGCGCCCCCTGGCGTTCATTTTCAACACCATCCTGGCCGACAAGGCCTCCGACGACCGGCTTCGCGGCTACCCGCACTGGCTCAAGAGCAGGAATATCTCGAACGAGGTGCAGGATGAGGTTGTGGACAGTCTGATTGAGTCCGTGACGTCCCGATTTGACATCGTCGGCCGGTTTTATCGGCTCAAGGCCCGCCTGCTCGGCCTGGATGAGATGATGGACTATGACCGATACGCGCCGGTGGGCGAGGCGGACACGCGCTACGCGTGGGACGAGGCCCGATCCCTCGTGCTGGACGCCTATGGCGAATTCCACCCCGACATGGGGGCCATTGCGTCCGAGTTTTTCGACAAGCGCTGGATCGATGCGCGGCTCGCCCCGAACAAACGAAGCGGCGCCTTCAGTCACGGCGCGGTGCCGAGTGCGCATCCCTACGTGCTGGTCAACTACACCGGAAAAATCCGCGACGTGCAGACGCTGGCCCATGAACTGGGCCACGGCGTGCACCAATACCTGAGCCGAAAACAGGGGGTCTTCCACGCTGACACCCCCCTGACGACAGCCGAGACCGCATCAGTCTTCGGGGAGATGCTGGTCTTCCAGCGGCTCATGGCGGCCGAATCGGATCCGAAGAACCGGCTTGCCATGCTGGTCTCCAAGATCGACGATTCCATCGCCACCGTCTTCCGGCAAGTGGCGATGAACCGGTTCGAGGATGCCATACACACAGCGCGCCGTGAGCAGGGAGAACTCTCGGTCGATGGGCTCTCGGAGGCGTGGATCGGTACGCAAACGGCCATGTTCGACGGAGCCGTGACGCTGGGAGACCACTACCGCTACTGGTGGTCCTACATCCCGCATTTCCTGCACACGCCCGGGTATGTGTACGCCTATGCGTTCGGCGAACTGCTGGTCCTCGCGCTGTATGCGCGGTACCAGGAGGAGGGCGCCGGATTTCCGGAGAAGTACCTCACGCTGCTTTCGGACGGAGGCTCGGACTGGCCGCACGTCCTCGTGGGCAAGCTGGGCATCGACCTCACCGACCTCAGTTTCTGGAGTCGTGGTCTGGATGCAATCGATGCGCTGGTGAGTCAGGCCGAGGAGCTGGCTGCATAG
- the ytxJ gene encoding bacillithiol system redox-active protein YtxJ, producing the protein MITNIDSDHSLDQAFRQSETQPVLLFKHSAYCGVSFFARREIEEVAEAGDVSVFEVVVQRARPVSNRIARDLGIRHESPQVILVRDHAAIWDASHGRVLAESIREALNPA; encoded by the coding sequence ATGATCACCAACATCGATAGCGACCACAGCCTGGACCAGGCCTTTCGGCAATCCGAGACGCAGCCCGTTCTGCTCTTCAAGCACAGCGCCTACTGCGGCGTGTCCTTCTTTGCCCGTCGCGAGATTGAAGAAGTGGCCGAGGCGGGGGACGTTTCCGTCTTTGAGGTCGTGGTGCAACGGGCCCGTCCGGTCAGCAACCGCATCGCCCGGGATCTGGGGATCCGCCACGAGAGTCCGCAGGTTATCTTGGTGCGCGATCACGCGGCGATTTGGGATGCGTCCCATGGCCGTGTGCTCGCCGAATCCATTCGAGAAGCCCTCAACCCGGCATGA
- a CDS encoding TlpA family protein disulfide reductase has translation MRLLPVLLILLTACGRGDVPPGEATELPYEEEAPVVASEQLRPAPEFERPALDGTTYRLADRKGQVVIVNFWATWCGPCIRETPAFVDLANEWQDRPFEIVGVSLDDEGFEVIRPFVERYEVPYPMVLDDGALADEFGGVYAMPSSFILNKEGRIVHRVVGEFPFEEMRDELEALLDA, from the coding sequence ATGAGACTGCTCCCGGTCCTTTTGATTCTCCTGACGGCGTGCGGCCGGGGCGATGTGCCCCCAGGCGAGGCGACCGAACTGCCCTACGAAGAGGAGGCACCAGTGGTGGCTTCCGAGCAGCTGCGCCCCGCACCGGAATTTGAGCGGCCCGCGCTGGACGGCACCACGTACCGGCTGGCCGACCGCAAGGGACAGGTGGTGATCGTCAACTTCTGGGCCACCTGGTGTGGCCCCTGCATCCGGGAGACGCCTGCCTTCGTGGACCTCGCGAATGAATGGCAGGATCGGCCCTTTGAGATTGTCGGTGTGTCCCTGGACGATGAGGGATTCGAAGTGATTCGCCCCTTTGTGGAACGCTATGAGGTGCCCTACCCCATGGTCCTGGACGATGGGGCCCTCGCCGACGAATTCGGCGGCGTCTATGCGATGCCGTCCTCGTTCATCCTGAACAAAGAAGGCCGGATCGTGCACCGCGTGGTCGGGGAGTTTCCGTTCGAGGAAATGCGCGACGAGCTGGAGGCGCTCCTGGACGCGTGA
- a CDS encoding insulinase family protein, which translates to MHEMFDKTGEKAGITAWKHRGNGLEVLVLPDHTAPVAAFMVTYRVGSRNESAGLTGATHYLEHLMFKGSSRFNKELGTTIFQTLQRVGAQVNATTWNDRTNYYEVLPSDRLDLAMQVEADRMRGALLDEADIESERTVILNELDRGENEPIRKLYQTVWSVAYVAHPYHHPTIGWRHDVETVSPDGLRGFYNTYYWPDNATVSVIGDTSVEAALEGVHRHFGGINKAPEPMSQIATREPEQVGERSVEVRMRGELGATMLAFKSPPGTTTDADALSMLGAILSRGKGSRLYRSLVDTGTVTSISAGSSRFRDPGLFYVLGMLAPGKTHEEVEDTILDVLASVAESGVEESEISRAMSNVRAQEAYLRDGPFAVAAQLNEAIAAGDWTLYPDHLARMEAVTAADVQRVAAQYLVRMRMTRGRFVPLAG; encoded by the coding sequence ATGCACGAGATGTTCGACAAGACCGGCGAAAAGGCCGGCATAACTGCGTGGAAGCACCGGGGCAACGGCCTTGAAGTTCTGGTGCTTCCCGACCACACCGCACCCGTCGCGGCGTTCATGGTGACCTACCGCGTGGGCTCCCGGAACGAGTCTGCTGGACTGACTGGCGCTACCCACTACCTGGAGCACCTGATGTTCAAGGGCAGCAGCCGGTTCAACAAGGAGCTCGGCACGACGATTTTTCAGACCCTGCAGCGCGTCGGAGCGCAGGTCAACGCCACGACCTGGAACGACCGCACAAACTACTACGAGGTGCTGCCGAGCGACCGGCTGGATCTTGCCATGCAGGTGGAGGCGGATCGCATGCGCGGTGCGCTTCTGGACGAAGCGGACATCGAGAGCGAGCGAACGGTGATCCTCAACGAACTGGATCGAGGCGAGAACGAGCCGATCCGCAAGCTCTACCAGACCGTCTGGAGTGTCGCCTATGTGGCGCATCCGTACCACCATCCTACCATCGGCTGGCGGCACGACGTGGAAACCGTTTCGCCGGATGGACTGCGGGGGTTCTACAACACGTACTACTGGCCAGACAACGCGACAGTGTCCGTCATCGGCGACACTTCAGTGGAGGCCGCGCTGGAGGGCGTGCATCGGCATTTTGGAGGGATCAACAAGGCCCCCGAGCCGATGAGTCAGATCGCCACCCGGGAGCCGGAGCAGGTAGGCGAGCGCTCGGTGGAGGTGCGCATGCGCGGAGAGTTGGGGGCGACGATGCTTGCCTTCAAGAGCCCGCCCGGCACGACGACGGACGCGGATGCGCTCTCAATGCTGGGGGCGATTCTCTCCCGGGGCAAGGGCAGCCGGCTATACCGGAGTCTCGTCGATACGGGCACGGTGACCAGCATTTCCGCCGGTTCCAGCCGCTTCAGGGACCCCGGCCTGTTTTACGTGCTCGGCATGCTTGCTCCCGGCAAGACCCACGAGGAGGTGGAGGATACCATTCTCGACGTGCTGGCGAGCGTCGCCGAGTCCGGTGTCGAGGAATCGGAGATTTCTCGGGCGATGAGCAACGTGCGCGCTCAGGAGGCCTACCTGCGGGACGGGCCCTTCGCGGTCGCAGCCCAACTCAACGAAGCAATCGCGGCTGGGGACTGGACGCTGTATCCGGACCATCTGGCCCGCATGGAGGCGGTGACGGCGGCCGATGTGCAGCGGGTGGCGGCGCAGTACCTGGTGCGCATGCGCATGACCCGCGGTCGATTCGTGCCCTTGGCGGGGTAG